The sequence GGACGCCCCGACCACCCCGGGGACCCGGGCGGCCGTGTATCACATGCTCGCCGGACTCCCCGGAGTGCGGATCGCGGACGAGGTCCGCGACACCGAAGGGCGGGTGGGGGTGGCCATCCTGCGAGGAGCCAACGGCGAGGGGGAGGAGCAGATCGTCATCGACCGGGAGACGGGCGACCTGCTGGCGACCCAGGACGTGCTGCCCGTCCCGACCGCCGGCCAGGAGAACATCCCGCCGGGCATTGTTTACATGTCCATGGTGATCAAGAAGCTCGGCTGGACCGACGACGAGCCTGTCATCCCCGAGGGCTGCGGTCCGTACCAGAAGGAGGAATGCCTGCGCTGAACCGGCCGCGCGCACACGTCGGCGTCACGCCTTGTCACAGGCCTCAGCCGTACGGGCGCCCCGGGTGAGACGCGTGTCACGGCCGGTGGAGACGGGCCGGCTCAGTGGCGGCGCAGGGTCCGGCGGATCAGCCAGCCCACCAGGACGATCCCGGTCAGCGCGGCGGCCAGCAGCGGGGCGACGCGCTTGAGCAGGGGCAGGCCGGCGATCTCCATCAGGTCGAGCGCCTCCTCCTCGGGGGTGAGGGAGGTGCGGGAGGTGCCCGCCGGGTGGGCGTCCAGGCCGAGGGCCTTCTCCACCGCGGCCCCCTCGGGTGAGGAGGGCACGGCGGTGAGGTGGCGGACCGGCTCGTTCCGCCTGGAGAGCCCGCCGCCCTCGTCGGAGCCCTCCGAGGCGGTGGGGTCCGACGGCCCCACCGGGCTCTCCACGCCCTCGGTGACCTGCTCGGCCGTGCCCTGCGCGGGGACCGGCGAGGGGAGGGCCGAGACGCCCGCCGGCGACACCTCCGGCTCCGCGGCCGGGCTCTCCCCGAGCAGTTCGGCCAGGTTGGCCGCGAACCTGTCGATCAGCTTGCCGCCGATCTCGGCCATCACCCCCCGGCCGAACTGGGCCGGGCGGCCGGTCACGTTGAACGAGGTCTCGACGCTCACCCGGGTCTCCGCGCCCGCGGGGCGCAGGCGGGCGACGACCGTGGCGCCGGCCGTCCCCGCGCCCCGCGTCTCCTTGCCGGAAGCCTTTATGGTCAGGGTGTGGGCGTCCTTGTCCACGTCTTCGAACGTGGCCTCGCCCTGGTAGGTCACCGTGATCGGCCCGACCTTCACCCTCATCCGGCCGGTGAAGGAGTCGCCCTCCACCGCGTCGAGGGTGGCCCCCGGCAGGCAGGGCGCGACCCGTCCGACGTCGAGCAGCACCGACCACGCCTGCTCGACCGGCACCGGAACCGTGAACTCGTGCTCGAATCGCATCGCCATCGATCCGCTCCTTGTCGATCGGCCGCTTCTGCGACATTACGACCGCGCGCGGCGGCTGTCACAACTCTGCCTGCCCCACCGGCCGGGTGATGAACTCCTGACCGGCACGGGCGCCCGCCCACCGGCCGGCCGGAGGGCTCCCGGCCGGCCGGTGGGACGCGGCTCAGCCGCTCGCGGCCCTGACCGCCCGGTAGGTCAGCACCCGGGCCAGGTGGCGGCGGTAGTCGGGCTTGGCGTGCAGGTCCGCCGGGGGCGAGGTGCCGGAGTCCGCCTGGCCGCAGGCGTCCCTGACCTGGTCCCGCGCGCCGTCGCCGGCACCGCCGGCCGGTGCGGGGCTCAGGCCGCGCAGCGCGGCCTCTGTCACCCGCGCCCGCACCGGTGTCGGCCCCATGTTGGTCAGCGCGATCCGCGCCTCCCCGATGGTCCCGCCGTCGCGCCGTACGGCCGCCGCCACGCCGACGATCGCCCAGGCCTGCGCGGTCCGGTGGAACTTCTCGTAGTGGAAGCCCCAGCCGGGGCCGAGCTTGGGCACCTGGACGCCGAGCAGCACCTCGCCGGGTCCGAGCGCGGACTCCAGATAGTCGACGAAGAACTCGTCGGCCGGGATCTCCCTCTCTCCCTCGCTCGACCTGACGACGAACACGCAGTCCAGCGCCAGGGCGACGGCGGGCAGGTCGCCGGCGGGGTCGGCGTGGACCATCGACCCGCCGAACGTGCCGCGGTGCCGTACGGCGGGGTCGGCCACCGTGGCGGTGGCCAGCGCGAGCAGCGGGACCTGCTCCCTGACCACGCCGGAGCGCAGCACCTCGTCGTGCGTGGTGAGCGCGCCGACGAACACGTGGTCGCCCCGGTCCTCCACGCCGCGTGGCTCCGGCAGCCGCCCGAGGTCCACCAGCGCGGCCGGATAGGCCAGCCGCAGGCGCAGCAGCGGCAGCAGGGACTGGCCGCCGGCCAGCACCTTGACGTCGTCGCCGGCGGAGTCGGCCTCGGCGAGCACGCGGCAGGCCTCCTCCAGCGAGGTGGGCCGGATGTAGTCGAACGCCGCGGGGATCATCGGGCGCCTCCCTCGGAGCTGGACGTGGCCTCCCCGGACCCGGGGCCGGGCGTGGACGCGGGCGCATCTGCGGACGCCCCCGCGGATGTCTCCGCGGGCGCCTCGGCCGAAGCGGATCGGGATCCGGATCCGGATGCCGGAGGCCCCGCCTCGGAGACCACCCGCCAGATCCGCTCGGGCGTGCACGGCATCCGCACGTCGTGCACGCCGTACGGGCGCAGCGCGTCCACGATCGCGTTGACCACGGCCGGGGTCGAGGCGATCGTGCCGGCCTCGCCGACGCCCTTGACGCCCAGCGGGTTGCTGGTCGCCGGGGTCTCGGTGCGGTCGGTGGTGAAGCCGGGCAGGTCGGCCGCCGTCGGGATCAGGTAGTCGGCCATGGTGGTGGTGAGCAGGTTGCCCTCGGCGTCGTGGACCGCCTCCTCGAACAGCGCCTGGCCGATGCCCTGCGCGATGCCGCCGTGCACCTGCCCCTCGACGATCAGCGGGTTCACCACGGAGCCCACGTCGTCGACGGCCACGTAGGAGCGGATCGCGCACGCGCCGGTCTCGGTGTCCACCTCGACCGCGCACAGGTGGGTGCCGTGCGGGAAGGAGAAGTTGTCCGGGTCGAAGGTCGCGTCGGCGTCCAGGCCGGGTTCGACGCCGTCGGGGAGGTCGTGCGCGGCGAAGGTGGCCAGCGCGAGCTCCTGGATCGTCTTCCCCTCGGCCGTGCCCCGCACCGTGAACGACCCGGCGGAGAACTCGATGTCGTCGGCGGAGGCCTCAAGCATGTGGGCGGCGATCTGCCGGGCCTTGTCCTTCACCTTCTCGCAGGCCGCCAGGACCGCCACGCCGCCCACGACCAGCGAACGCGAGCCGTAGGTGTCCATCCCCTTGTGGGAGATCGCCGTGTCTCCGTGGAGCACGGCGACGTCGCCGAACGGCACGCCCAGCGCGTCGGCCACGATCTGGCTCCAGGCCGTCTCGTGTCCCTGCCCGTGCGGGCTCGTGCCGGTGACCACCTCGACCTTGCCGGTGGGCAGCAT comes from Streptosporangium roseum DSM 43021 and encodes:
- a CDS encoding SRPBCC family protein, with translation MAMRFEHEFTVPVPVEQAWSVLLDVGRVAPCLPGATLDAVEGDSFTGRMRVKVGPITVTYQGEATFEDVDKDAHTLTIKASGKETRGAGTAGATVVARLRPAGAETRVSVETSFNVTGRPAQFGRGVMAEIGGKLIDRFAANLAELLGESPAAEPEVSPAGVSALPSPVPAQGTAEQVTEGVESPVGPSDPTASEGSDEGGGLSRRNEPVRHLTAVPSSPEGAAVEKALGLDAHPAGTSRTSLTPEEEALDLMEIAGLPLLKRVAPLLAAALTGIVLVGWLIRRTLRRH
- a CDS encoding FAD binding domain-containing protein, whose translation is MIPAAFDYIRPTSLEEACRVLAEADSAGDDVKVLAGGQSLLPLLRLRLAYPAALVDLGRLPEPRGVEDRGDHVFVGALTTHDEVLRSGVVREQVPLLALATATVADPAVRHRGTFGGSMVHADPAGDLPAVALALDCVFVVRSSEGEREIPADEFFVDYLESALGPGEVLLGVQVPKLGPGWGFHYEKFHRTAQAWAIVGVAAAVRRDGGTIGEARIALTNMGPTPVRARVTEAALRGLSPAPAGGAGDGARDQVRDACGQADSGTSPPADLHAKPDYRRHLARVLTYRAVRAASG